Proteins from a single region of Apium graveolens cultivar Ventura chromosome 7, ASM990537v1, whole genome shotgun sequence:
- the LOC141674865 gene encoding uncharacterized protein LOC141674865, with protein sequence MATSPNCQEEETQTQNQDQNQDTPVMNRLLQLLQQPPASRIRNFKHFQSVHPIEFVGLLDPIKAHSWLRETEKAFELAEVKDEKKTKYASYYLKDEASYWWKSTKALQEGEAISWQKFTELFLEKYLPSYMQDQLEMRFLDLKQENMTVAEYEVQFLELARFVLEYVNTEAKKAKRFQQGLKPWIRSQVALLEIRTYVAVI encoded by the coding sequence ATGGCCACTTCACCAAATTGCCAAGAAGAAGAAACTCAAACTCAAAACCAAGATCAAAACCAAGACACCCCTGTGATGAACCGACTTCTtcaacttttgcaacaacccCCAGCCTCGAGAATCAGAAACTTTAAACACTTTCAATCCGTCCATCCCATAGAATTTGTAGGTTTGCTCGATCCGATTAAAGCTCATTCCTGGTTAAGAGAAACAGAGaaagcctttgagttagcagaagttaaggacgagAAAAAGACGAagtatgcaagttattatctTAAGGATGAGGCTAGTTATTGGTGGAAATCTACCAAAGCGTTACAAGAAGGAGAAGCTATTTCTTGGCAGAAGTTTACAGAGTTATTCTTAGAGAAGTACTTACcgagttatatgcaagatcagttagAGATGAGGTTTCTGGATTTAAAGCAAGAGAATATGACTGTAGCGGAATACGAAGTGCAGTTTTTGGAGTTGGCAAGGTTTGTGCTCGAGTACGTGAATACAGAAGcaaagaaagctaaaagatttcaacaaggacttaagccatggattcgTAGTCAAGTGGCCCTTCTCGAGATAAGGACATATGTTGCTGTGATATAG
- the LOC141674867 gene encoding uncharacterized protein LOC141674867, with protein MAFNPEILEKIRDCQEQMMDHEKDKLSEFKEYYDDNSIELHFTSIAYSLENGQTEVYNRIILDGLKKKVECSRNTWVDELLPVLCAYRTTCKVMTDATPFMLAYGAEVVVPLEITHGSPRVEAYKPETNEKGMWIALDLIDKVRDEASARNAEHQPRASLYYNRMVKERFFQQGDLDLKKIEASGVGERGKLAPNWAGPYKVRKTLGQ; from the exons ATGGCATTTAATCcagagattttggaaaagattcgagATTGTCAGGAACAAATGATGGACCACGAGAAGGATAAATTGTCAG AGTTCAAGGAATATTATGACGATAACAGCATAGAGCTTCACTTCACCTCAATTGCATACTCACTGGAAAACGGGCAGACGGAAGTTTATAATcgaatcatccttgatggacttaagaaaaAGGTCGAATGCTCGAGGAACACTTGGGTGGATGAGCTGCTGCCTGTACTATGTGCATATCGTACCACCTGTAAAGTGATGACTGACGCTACCCCATTCATGCTGGCTTACGGAGCCGAAGTTGTAGTACCTCTAGAAATTACCCATGGATCACCTAGGGTCGAAGCTTATAAACCAGAAACTAATGAAAAAGGCATGTGGATTGCTCTCGATCTCATTGACAAGGTCAGAGATGAGGCCAGCGCTCGTAATGCAGAGCATCAACCAAGAGCCTCCCTTTATTACAATAGGAtggttaaggaaaggttctttcAACAAGGAGACCTGGACTTAAAAAAGATTGAGGCATCAGGAGTCGGGGAGAGAGGAAAACTAGCCCCTAACTGGGCAGGGCCTTATAAGGTCAGGAAGACATTAGGACAATGA